The Chloroflexota bacterium DNA segment CATTGCAAAGATGGAACGTCATCGGGTCAATGGCAAGGAAGCGGACCTGTGCGTTCACCGCAAAGGCGCCACCCGCGCACTGCCGGCGGGGGATCCCGACGTGCCCGCGATGTACCGCTCTGTGGGTCAGCCGGTCCTCATCCCCGGTGACATGGGTCGCTACTCGTATATTCTCGTGGGGCAGGACCGGGCGCGGCACGAGACCTTTGCCTCAACCTGTCATGGCGCGGGACGTGTGCTGAGCCGGGGTGCGGCCAAGAAGAAGCTGGCCGGTGTCGACCTAACACAGGTGCTCCGCAGCAAGGGCATTGTCGTGCGTGCCCAGAGCAAGGCCGGACTGGCGGAGGAGGCAAGCGACGCCTATAAGGACGTGCGAGAGGTGGTGAATGTGGTCGAGCAATCCGGCATTGCCCGTGTGGTGGCGCGCGTGCGGCCAATCGGTGTGATCAAGGGTTGACTCGATGCTCCAAGGCAAACTACCCGCAGCCCTCTTGTCTCAGTTGCTCAAAGCTATACCAATCGATGACCCGGACGTAATCGTGGGTCCCCGCTTGGGCGAGGATGCCGCCGTGTTGGACATTGGCAATCGGTACCTCATCGCAAAAAGCGATCCGATTACGTTCACCGCGCATCGCATTGGCTGGTACGCTTTGCAGATCAATGCCAATGACGTGGCAACGATGGGTGCGCGTCCGCGCTGGTTCCTGGGCACCCTCTTGCTCCCACCCACGTGCAGCGAAGAGACAGTAAAGGAGATTTTCGCCGACATCAAGGAAGCGTGCCGGGTGCTGGGTGTCACGCTGGTTGGCGGGCATACGGAGGTGACCGACGGTGTCGTCCGACCCATCCTTGCCGGGACACTCTTGGGAGAGGTCGCCAAAGACCGGCTAGTCATGAATGCGGACGCGCGGCCCGGGGACGTAATCCTTCTCACTGCAGGCATTGCGATTGAAGGCACTGCCATTCTTGCACAGGATGCGAGCGAGGAACTCGCGGCCCAAGGCGTGGCGCCGGTCACAATCGCGCGTGCGCGGGCATACCTTGACGACCCCGGCATCAGTGTGGTTCGTGCCGCGGAGGCGTTGTGCCGTGCAGTGCATCCACGCGCGATGCACGATCCCACGGAAGGCGGACTGGCAACGGCTCTGGTTGAACTGGCGGCAGGGGCGGCATGTGGGCTCGCAATCGACCTTGCCACCGTGCCGGTCTTACCGGAGACCGCCGAAATTAGCATGGCTCTAGCGCTTGACCCACTCGGCTTACTCGCGTCAGGCGCCTTGCTCGCGGTCGTAGCGCCGGATGACGTCGTCAAAGCCTTAACAGCACTGCAGGATTGTGGCATAGAAGCTGCCGCCATTGGCCGCATGACCGAGCAGGTGGAAGGAGTGCGGATGCAGGTGGAAGGGGCTTGGCACCCAGTACCTACATTCCCGCGCGATGAATTGGCGCGCTTCTTTGCAGAAGCCGGCGGGAACGAAACGTAGCTTTTCTGCACTGCCGCGACGGCGAGACTCTCCGGCTGCGACACATCCGGCCGATGTCGAACGTGCGCTAATTGGGCAGGGACTCTATACTTGAAAGAAGATGAATCCTGCTAAGTGTGAAGGTGGGTGCTGCCTAAGAGCGTGGTACGGTTCATGCCGCTGGCATGTGCAGACCAGAGCAATCAAGAGAAGCCAACTAGCAAGACAAGGAAGTTCAGCAAGGGAGAGAACGGATGCCTAAGGTTATTGACCTGCGCAGCGATACAGTAAGCATGCCGACCGCGGAAATGCGCGAGGCGATGAGGAATGCGGAAGTCGGTGACGACTGCTATCGAGAAGACCCTTCCGTTAATCGATTGGAGGCCATGGCGGCGGAAATCACGGGCAAAGAAGCAGCGCTCATGGTCACCAGCGGCACGCAAGGCAACCTCGTGTGCCTCCTCACCCATTGCCGCAATGGTGACGAGTTCGTTGTAGCAGACGAAGCTCATATCATTACCACTGAGTCTGGCGATTTTGCCTGTGTGGCGGGGGCATCACCCCGCATCGCGCCGTCGGAGAGGGGCATCCTGACAGCCGACAATATCCGCAGTGTGTTGCGACGGTCCTATGACGCATTTTCTCCCACACGCCTGATCTGTCTTGAAAACACTAACAACCGTGGCGGCGGGGCGATATATCCGCTGTCCACCCTTGCCGGCATCCGTGAACTGGCCGATGAGCAAGACATAAATGTGCACATGGATGGCGCGCGTGTGTTCAATGCAGCGGCGGGTTTGGGCGTGCCTGTATCTGAAGTGGTGCAGTACGTAGATTCGGTGACATTCTGCCTCTCCAAGGCATTGAGCGCACCAGTAGGGTCTATTATTTGCGGTACCGCAGAGTATATAGAAACGGCTCGACGCTTCCGGCGGATGCTCGGCGGCGGCTTGCGGCAGTCCGGCGTGCTAGCCGCGGCCGGCATTGTCGCGTTGGAGACTATTCCCCAGAAGCTTCCCCAAGATCATGCCAATGCCCGCCGCCTCGGCGAAGGACTTGGCGAGATCGACGGCATTTCCGCCGATTCCGTGGAGACCAATATGATATACATCGATATTGACCCCTCGCTGGGGGAGGCGCAGCAGCTTGTGGATGAGTTGGCAGCGCGGTCAGTGAAGTGCAGCGCAGTCTCAGCCGATCGCATTCGCCTCGTAACCTACCACCAAGTCACTGCGGATGACATAGAATCGGCCATTGGGGCCGCGCGGGATGCAGTTGAGGCGATGTCCGGTGTGCCGGCCGCTGCACAGGTCTGATACGGCTCTGAGTTTCAGCTTGGGTCAGGAGAGCTGCAGCAATTGCGCAGCGTAATTGGTACTGAAGCGGATTGCCGCACCTCGTGAGATGACGCGGATGTGTCTACTCTTCCTTGTCCTGAGGGGCCTGCAACCGCTGCCGCACTTCATCCGGCGTGAGTGAAGTCTCCAGAAGTGCGAGTTCAGTGCCCTCCGGCAGGGAGCTTTGCGCAATTTGGGCTTGCGCGGCTTTGAGGTTTCCGCCCGTAAGCGTAACTACGACGCTGTGCACTTCCGGTTCGGATGCCGCATCTCCGGCCGCTGAAGGCGCCTGACTCTCAGTGACCGTAGACTCTTCTTCTTCCCGTGGGGCCCGGTGCTCCAGACGCAGAAAGCGCACATGGTACGCCAACAACGTGATGGCGATCAGCGCCAAACTGACGTTAATGTTCAAAGCATCGATGAAGTCGTTGCCCGAGCCGATGCCGAGCACGGAACGCAACCCTTGGTAGAGCAGCGTCCCGACTGCAATCACGACGGCGATCACGCTAGCTGATGATACAAGGGAGAGGTAAATGCGGCGCACTAGCGACCCTCGTTCTTCACCGCTTTCGTCGGCCTCCAAATCGTGCTGGATTTGGCGCCAATACCACACCCAAGCGGCAAGGCCCACGAGCAGCAACGTCACGTAGAGGCTAAGCTGCTGCTGCAGGAATTTCTCAGGCAGATCGAGGGTGTCCGCCTGGCCGGTCAGAATTCCTATGATCAGGCGCAGGATGCCAAATGCCCCAAATGCCAACAATGAGATGCCTATCGCCGTTAACAGGTACGAGTAAACCCGGCGTATCGACGCCTGGCGCGGCAATTCGGAGACGAGGGCGGCATCCCTCTGCAGATGATACCGGTGATAGAACCAGCCCGTGGCAGCTACGGCCGCAACTGGAATGATCCATGCCAAGTTATCAAGGAACGCAATTTGATCGTCAACGGCATTCAGAATGTTCAAGAGAACCAAATAGAGAATTCGCCCTACTGCCAAGAGAGCGCCGGCTGCGGCAATGCCCACGGACAGATAGAGATAGACCTTGCGCAGAGCCGATCGTAATTCCGGACTATCGGCAGTGGCGGTTTGGCGCTGGATCATGGCCCAGTGGAATGACCAGCCGACACTTCCGACAACGATCCATGCAACGCTGTTTACGATGGGCAATTCCCACCACGCAGCATCGGCTGAATCAGCGCCAAAGAATCGTTGAATAATCGTTGTGAGCAGTGGGATGAGTGATGTAACCACTATTCCCAAACTGCCGAAGGATGCGGCGTACCAGTACCAGCGCGTGATGGTTGCGGCCGCTCCGGTCTGAAGCTGCGCGGGTGGTCGCTGGCGGATATGGTACGTCCAGAACAAACCGTAGATTACCACCTCAGCGAGATGGTCCAGCAAATTGGCCGTTTCGAAGGGATTGCCCGCAAGGCGCGCAAGCGGAACGAATAGGACCTCCCCTGCTCCCTCGGCGGTCTCAATGAGGGTAACGCCCAGGACGCCTAGAAAAAATAGTGCACGGAGCGGGCTGGTTTCCTCGGCGCTGTTGCGCGCAAGTCGCTGTGCCCATATCCAATGTCCCAGCCAGAGTGGAGTTCCCACTGCGATCAGTGCGAGGTTTAGGCTCAGTTGTTCGCGCCACCAGTCACTGCCCAAACTGAACTCGGCGTCTGGCGAGAATGTCAGGAGAGCAAGCCGCAGCAGTTCGCTGCTGGCATGCATGAAAAGCAAGAGGCCGATAAAGGCAGCAGCAAGAATGTAGAGGCGCCGTACCGTAAGCATTGCTTGTTCCCCGCTACGCGAATGGCTGATTGCAGTGACGTTTCCTACGCGACGATATTGTGCAGCATCCATACATCGAAGGGCTTAACGACCTTCCACTCGCCATCGATCTGCCGCAACCGCACTTCAACTTCACGCGAGTACCGGTTAGACTCAAAGACTCCAAGGAGACCCAAGGGCGTCGGACGGGAGTACCAGGTAGTAATGTTGACCCGCACGGTGGCCAGACCCTCCACGGTCTCCGCTTCTTCGACCACCAGGCGCACGCCGGTGTTCAACCCTGAGCGACGCGAAGGTAATAGTGAATAACCGCTATCTTTCTCCCGTTCTTCTATGTCCTCCAGGACTTCCGGCGAGAGATAGGACTTTGCCCGGTCATTGTCCCCGCGCGTTGCCGCAACCACAAGATTGTGCACGACGTCTTCGGGCGCGGCGCCGGCACTGTATTCAAGCTCAACCGAGGTAGGAGAGCGCCATACAAGAACGACGGCGAATACTATGATGAAGAATATGACGATAAGAATCGTCGCCAGAAATCGGTCAATTCCTTTTAGCATCGGACCTGCCTGCAATTCTCAGTAGCGTGCTGCAAGATCGACTATGAGTCTAGTATAGCAAGACGGCATTGAAACTAGATAGAAACCTGCAACATGGATTAGCTTTCAGAAGAGGCACCGGCGTACTACGTTGGAATAGTCGCTTGTGAAGGCTTCTGTAGTGACTCAGGGAGAGATCGCGTAGAATTTAAGGGCAGGAGTTGCTTCAGACCGGTGCGGCGCGGTACTTGCCGCGAGGAGGATTGTGGATGAGCGTACTCTCAGGAAGGACTCTTGGCGGATTGTGCCTCATTGTGGGCCCGATCCTGGCGCTCGTCTTCTTTGTCTTCCAGCCTGGCGGCGTCCTCTACAACAACGCCTTGATGGACAAGGCCGAAGCTACCATTGTCGCTCTGGAGCGCTACCATGCTCTGGCAAACCTCACGGGTATCGGTATTGCGCTGGGACTAACTCTCGCCCTCTACGGCCAATTCGCACTTCTGCGCAGCTTGCAGAGTGACACAGGCGATGAGGCTCTTTCTCAGTTGGGCCTGTTGTTTCTGGCGGTGGGCGCAATCGGTTGGGTAGTGATGCAGGGGCTGAACCTGGAAATGGCCGATACGAACACGGAAAGTGCTGCCTCCTTCCAGTCAGCCGCAGCCGTTTTCAGGGTTGAATTCGGGATAAGCCTGATCGCGGGTCTTTGTGTCGCGCTGGGATTTTTGCTCTTTAGTTTGGGACTTGCAACCAGAAAGGGTTTCAACCGTATTGCCGCCGGGATCATTGCCGTTGTCTCGCTCATCGCGCTCGTGAGTCAGATCATCGGCATCAGCGTCACGTCTCTAACGAATTCCATGATCCAGATAGCACGGCTTTGCTTTGTCTTTTGGGCAGTCTGGAGCATATTACTTGGCGTGGGCTTGCTCCGACGGAAAAGTTTGAAGCCGGTTGAGGAAATCGGAGACCAGCCGTAGGGTTTGATTCAGTCTTAGCTATGCCTCTACAGGCAAGGTGCGAACGCAAATACGCTTACAGAGTCTGGCGCCATCAATTGGCGTGCACTTCAACGTGTGGCAGACGTCGAGGCTCCGTAAGCTAGGGTGTACAACCGGCATGGCCCTTCGACGCACAATAGCCGTGTGACGATAGCAAGAATTGGCAGGAAGGGCACTATTTCTTGTGCCTTTGGCTGCAGAGTCGTGCAGCCCAATGCCGAGACCGTATAATTGATCCGAGGATCGGCAAATCCTGACAGCAGTGGCGGAGGAATCTCTCGTGCGCGTCTTGTTACTCCGAAGTTTGGCAGTGCTGGTTGCCGTAGTGATTGCGAGCCGCTTTGCGCTTGTGGAATTCACCGACAGCGGCGATTGGCTTTCGCTCATTGTTTTTGCAGTAGGGGTGGCTTTGATCAACGCGGTGATCGGGCCGGTACTCAAGGTCATTTCGTTTCCGGTGACAGTACTGACCTTAGGCATCTGGATTCTTGTTTTGAACGGCCTGCTGTTCTGGTTGGGTACCGCCCTCTTGCCAGGGGTTGAGCTGGCTGAGTCGGGCCGACCGACCTTACTCTCGGCCATGCTTGTTGCACTTATCATTAGTGTGGTCAGCTTTGCCGTCAATAGAGTTGTGAAAGAGGACGAAGACAAAGAATGAGTTTGCACGACCGTACCTCAAGCAATTAAAGGACTTAGGCGAAATGCGAATCTTGGTGACTGGCGCCGCAGGATTCATTGGAAGTAACTATGTGCGCTTCGTCCTTTCGGAGTATCCGGATGCCGATGTGGTGGCGGTGGATAAACTAACGTACGCCGGCAACCTGGACAATCTCGCCGCTCTTGAAGAAAACTCTCGGTTTCAATTCGTACATGCTGACATTTGTGATGCCGGTGCAATTGATGAAGCGATGGCGGGCTGTGACGCCCTCGTCAACATTGCCGCGGAGAGTCATGTGGACCGCTCGGTAATGGACCCGGCGGCGTTCGTACGGACGAATGTGGAGGGAATCCGCGTACTCTTGGAAGCGGCCCGCGCGCACGGCGTGGAGCGTATCGTGCAGGTGAGCACTGACGAGGTATACGGACATGTGCCTGTAGGCACCTCAACCGAGGATGCGCGCCTGGCGCCCCGCAACCCCTATTCGGCCAGCAAGGCCGGGGGTGAGTTGCTGGCCCTTGCATATTTCACCAGCTTTGGTCTGCCGGTGATGATTACGCGCGGCGCCAACACTATCGGCCCCCGCCAGTATCCGGAGAAGGTGGTACCGGTTTTTGTCACCAACGCCATCGACGACAAGCCATTGCCCATCTACGGAGAGGGTGAAGCCGTACGCAATTACATGTACGTTGCAGACCACTGCGCCGGTGTCGATCTCGTCTTGCGAAGGGGGGAACCTGGCGCAGTATACAATGTCGGCGTGGAGTTTGAGGTTAACACAGTAACGCTGGCGACGAGTATTTTAGATGCTCTCGGCAAGCCGCATGCATTGATGCGGTTAATTGAGGATCGCCCCGGCCATGACTTCCGCTATAGTCTGGACTCATCCCGCCTTGCGGCGCTCGGCTGGCAGCCGCAGTACGCGTTCCAACAAGCATTGGTGGAGACGGTGAACTGGTATGTCGACAATGAGGACTGGTGGCGACCCATCAAGTCCGGCGGGTATGGGGAGTATTACGAGCGGAACTATGCCGAACGGCTTGCCCGCTCGCGTCCCCTCGTCGCAGGATAGGCTCCACTCCGCACACTAGTGGCGGCATTCAAGTCTACGGCTTGAGCTCCGCGCTGCCTGTAACCAGGTCATTGCCGTCTTCATCACGGCAGCCGACCGTGATCTGAAGGCTGCCCGTCTCGCTGTCTACCTTCTTGATAGTTCCCCAGGCGGTTACCGTGCTTCCCACGTAGGCCGGCTTGCGGAACCTGACCTTCAACTGACCTGACGTGATCCATGCCTCTCCAAACGTGGTTGTTAGCATCTCCATGACATACGCGAGTAGCAGCATCCCGTGAGCGATCGGACGTTCGAACGGTGTGGTGGCGGCAAATGCTGGATCAGTATGTATAGGGTTATGATCTCCGCTCGCCGCCGCATAACTCTGTAGCGATTCCAGCGTTATTGATCGTGAGCGGGCAGGCAATTCAGCGCCAGGTCCCCAACGCTCGCTTGCACTCATTCCGCTTCCTCACTCCCGGGCATCATCAGCATAGAGCGGCCTGACAATATCGGTCGATTTTGGTGAAAGGCCGTAATCTCAACCACAATCACGTCCATACCGGCCCGTGACGTGGCCTGGACGACTTCTGCGGTCGCGGTGAGCGTACTGTCTACTGGGGCGATGTCTTGGAACGAGAACTCCTGGGTAGCGTGTACCGAACCGGGCGGTAGTCCAATGGCCTCTATAAGCCCCGCTAGGACCCATGCCGCAATTGCCAGCGGTGGCGCAACGTTGCCGTCGCCGTGGTACAGCGGACTCTCACTGCCGACCGCGGCAAGATACTGCTGCACTCTGTCGGGGGAAACGTGTACCGTTTGTTCAGGAAAGCGATAACCGACGGAAAACCGAGGCATGTCTCTTTGCTCGTTCAGCGCTAGGTATGGGTAACCGGGATGGCGCGACCCACACACCTGCATTGAATTCCACTACAGCGACTCTGTCGGCTGCAATTCTACTCCTCATTCACGCCTGAAGGATGCAAGCCACTGCGGCCCATTATAGCCGCAAAGGCTGCGCCCATTCCAGATGCACGTACGCGCCCACCATATGCGTGAAGTTGGTGTACAATAACCAGCAAAACACCCATCACCTGACTCGGATTGCACTGAAGTACGCGCAAGGTACCAACTGAAGATTCTTTGATAGCAAAGATTCCGAGCAAGGGGTCGAATTGTCTGAAACGCCGAACGGACACCGCTATCAAACCGAGCAGCAGGCCTTGCTCAATCGGCTGCGGCGCATCGAGGGCCAGGTGCGGGGCATTCAGCGCATGGTTGCGGAAGACCGCTATTGCGTGGAAATCCTCCAACAAATGGCGGCAATTACGTCCGGTTTACAGGAAGTCTCGCTGATTGTGTTGAGGAACCACATCGAGGGATGCGTATCGGAAGCGATTCGTTCCGGCGAAGAGGAAGAACTCATCGAGGAGTTGATGAACGCGATTCGAAACGGTGTCGGCCGTTGGGTGGTTCCCCCGCACACGGCGAGTACGACGGAGCCGGTATCAAGAATATTTCAACAAGAGGAGTAAACTATGGCACGTGTTGGCTGGGGCATTATTGGATGCGGCGACATCGCGAACAAAGCCGTGGCGCCTGCCGTCAACGAGGATCCAAATAGTAGCCTTGTTGCCTTCGCGAGTAGCAGCCAGGAGCGGGCGGAGGACTTCTCGACGAGGCATGGCGCGCAGCGGGCTTATAGCGACATTGAAGCGTTCCTCGCAGACCCGGAGATTGATGTAGTCTATGCCGCCAGTCGCGTGTATGAGCATCTGCCGCAGACAATTGCTTCCGCGGCGGTGGGCAAACACGTGCTCTGCGAAAAGCCGATGGCGCTCACGGATGCCGAGTGCCGTGAGATGATCTCTGCCTGTCAGCAGGCCGGTGTGAATTTGGCGATCGCCTACTACCGGCGCTACTATCCCAAGAACATCAAGATCAAGGAGCTACTCGCTAGCGGGGCAATCGGCACACCGGTCTTGGTGCGCATGGTCTTGACCGGCAACTACGACCCGACGCCGGATGACCCGAAGATCTGGCGCGTAGACCCGGCGAAAAGTGCCGGGGGTCCGATCGCAGACGTAGGCTCCCATCGACTCGATCTCCTTTGCCACTGGTTTGGCGATCCTGTTGCGGTGGCGGCCCGCAACGAGACGCTCGTGCACTCGTATCCCGCGGACGATGCGGATGTGCTATTGATCAAGATGGCAAGCGGCGTTCAGGTGACCGCCTCCTTTCACTGGAGCATAGGCGTCGGTTACGACACGATTGAGATATTTGGAACGGAAGGAGCGCTGTTCAGCACACCTACCGATGGGGCGAATCTGGTCCTGAAGCATGCCGCGGGTACCGAGGAATTTGACCTCCCGAATGCGGAGAATAAGCACTCACCGCTTGTCGAGGACTTTAGCGCGAGGGTCCTGGCAGGTGAACCGCCGCTCTACTCGGGTGAAGACGGAGCCAAAGCAACGCGCATCATAGAGACCTCTTTCGCAGCAAGCCGCGCCGAAAAGTGGGTGACAATCGAATGATGAACATAATTGGCCGACCGGCAGAAGACATCGACACGCCGGCACTGTTGGTCGATCTCGACATCTTGGATCGCAACGTTGCTCACATGGCACGCGTCATCATCCATGATGCGGGCATCAATTGGCGTCCGCACACCAAAGGCATCAAGTCGCCTGCCATAGCGCACTTACTTGTGGATGCCGGCGCAATTGGGGTTACATGCGCCAAGCTCGGTGAAGCCGAGGTGATGGCCGCAGGCGGCATCCGCAGTATTCTCATCGCTAACCAGATCGTTGGACCCCAGAAGATTGAACGGCTGGTCAACCTCCGCAGGCATGCCGACGTGATTCCTGCCGTGGACAACGAGGACAATGTCCGCGAGATTGCCGAAGCGGCGGCACGCAAGGGCGTGCGGCAACGCGTAGTGGTTGAAATCAACGTAGGCATCGACCGGGCCGGGGTGCTTCCAGGCGAGCCGGTACTTAGCTTGGCAAAGAAGGTCGCATCTTACCCAAGTCTTGAGTTCGCGGGGGTCATGGCGTGGGAAGCGTTGGTTCTCGGCGCCAAGGATGATGCTGAGAAAGCGCGCATGGTCAAAACGGCTATCTCACAGCTCACCGAAAGTGCAGATCGTTGTCGCGATGCTGGGTTACCGGTGGAAATCGTGAGTTGCGGCGGCAGCGGGACGTATTGGCACACCGCGTTCCAGCCGGGCGTAACTGAAATCCAGGGCGGAGGCGGCATTTTTTGCGACATTACGTACCGCGAGCGGTTCGGGGTAAAGCATGATTATGCGCTTACGGTTCTCTCAACCGTAACCAGTAGGCCCGCACCGACGCGCATCATCTGCGACGCGGGCAAGAAGACGATGAGTACGGATGCAAGCACCCCCAAGCCCTGTGGTCTGCCTGAAGTCGCCTCCGTAGGTTGT contains these protein-coding regions:
- a CDS encoding AIR synthase-related protein, with the protein product MLQGKLPAALLSQLLKAIPIDDPDVIVGPRLGEDAAVLDIGNRYLIAKSDPITFTAHRIGWYALQINANDVATMGARPRWFLGTLLLPPTCSEETVKEIFADIKEACRVLGVTLVGGHTEVTDGVVRPILAGTLLGEVAKDRLVMNADARPGDVILLTAGIAIEGTAILAQDASEELAAQGVAPVTIARARAYLDDPGISVVRAAEALCRAVHPRAMHDPTEGGLATALVELAAGAACGLAIDLATVPVLPETAEISMALALDPLGLLASGALLAVVAPDDVVKALTALQDCGIEAAAIGRMTEQVEGVRMQVEGAWHPVPTFPRDELARFFAEAGGNET
- a CDS encoding beta-eliminating lyase-related protein, which translates into the protein MPKVIDLRSDTVSMPTAEMREAMRNAEVGDDCYREDPSVNRLEAMAAEITGKEAALMVTSGTQGNLVCLLTHCRNGDEFVVADEAHIITTESGDFACVAGASPRIAPSERGILTADNIRSVLRRSYDAFSPTRLICLENTNNRGGGAIYPLSTLAGIRELADEQDINVHMDGARVFNAAAGLGVPVSEVVQYVDSVTFCLSKALSAPVGSIICGTAEYIETARRFRRMLGGGLRQSGVLAAAGIVALETIPQKLPQDHANARRLGEGLGEIDGISADSVETNMIYIDIDPSLGEAQQLVDELAARSVKCSAVSADRIRLVTYHQVTADDIESAIGAARDAVEAMSGVPAAAQV
- a CDS encoding DUF5671 domain-containing protein; amino-acid sequence: MLTVRRLYILAAAFIGLLLFMHASSELLRLALLTFSPDAEFSLGSDWWREQLSLNLALIAVGTPLWLGHWIWAQRLARNSAEETSPLRALFFLGVLGVTLIETAEGAGEVLFVPLARLAGNPFETANLLDHLAEVVIYGLFWTYHIRQRPPAQLQTGAAATITRWYWYAASFGSLGIVVTSLIPLLTTIIQRFFGADSADAAWWELPIVNSVAWIVVGSVGWSFHWAMIQRQTATADSPELRSALRKVYLYLSVGIAAAGALLAVGRILYLVLLNILNAVDDQIAFLDNLAWIIPVAAVAATGWFYHRYHLQRDAALVSELPRQASIRRVYSYLLTAIGISLLAFGAFGILRLIIGILTGQADTLDLPEKFLQQQLSLYVTLLLVGLAAWVWYWRQIQHDLEADESGEERGSLVRRIYLSLVSSASVIAVVIAVGTLLYQGLRSVLGIGSGNDFIDALNINVSLALIAITLLAYHVRFLRLEHRAPREEEESTVTESQAPSAAGDAASEPEVHSVVVTLTGGNLKAAQAQIAQSSLPEGTELALLETSLTPDEVRQRLQAPQDKEE
- a CDS encoding phage holin family protein; translation: MRVLLLRSLAVLVAVVIASRFALVEFTDSGDWLSLIVFAVGVALINAVIGPVLKVISFPVTVLTLGIWILVLNGLLFWLGTALLPGVELAESGRPTLLSAMLVALIISVVSFAVNRVVKEDEDKE
- the rfbB gene encoding dTDP-glucose 4,6-dehydratase, whose amino-acid sequence is MRILVTGAAGFIGSNYVRFVLSEYPDADVVAVDKLTYAGNLDNLAALEENSRFQFVHADICDAGAIDEAMAGCDALVNIAAESHVDRSVMDPAAFVRTNVEGIRVLLEAARAHGVERIVQVSTDEVYGHVPVGTSTEDARLAPRNPYSASKAGGELLALAYFTSFGLPVMITRGANTIGPRQYPEKVVPVFVTNAIDDKPLPIYGEGEAVRNYMYVADHCAGVDLVLRRGEPGAVYNVGVEFEVNTVTLATSILDALGKPHALMRLIEDRPGHDFRYSLDSSRLAALGWQPQYAFQQALVETVNWYVDNEDWWRPIKSGGYGEYYERNYAERLARSRPLVAG
- a CDS encoding MaoC family dehydratase, with protein sequence MSASERWGPGAELPARSRSITLESLQSYAAASGDHNPIHTDPAFAATTPFERPIAHGMLLLAYVMEMLTTTFGEAWITSGQLKVRFRKPAYVGSTVTAWGTIKKVDSETGSLQITVGCRDEDGNDLVTGSAELKP
- a CDS encoding MaoC family dehydratase; this encodes MPRFSVGYRFPEQTVHVSPDRVQQYLAAVGSESPLYHGDGNVAPPLAIAAWVLAGLIEAIGLPPGSVHATQEFSFQDIAPVDSTLTATAEVVQATSRAGMDVIVVEITAFHQNRPILSGRSMLMMPGSEEAE
- a CDS encoding Gfo/Idh/MocA family oxidoreductase, which produces MARVGWGIIGCGDIANKAVAPAVNEDPNSSLVAFASSSQERAEDFSTRHGAQRAYSDIEAFLADPEIDVVYAASRVYEHLPQTIASAAVGKHVLCEKPMALTDAECREMISACQQAGVNLAIAYYRRYYPKNIKIKELLASGAIGTPVLVRMVLTGNYDPTPDDPKIWRVDPAKSAGGPIADVGSHRLDLLCHWFGDPVAVAARNETLVHSYPADDADVLLIKMASGVQVTASFHWSIGVGYDTIEIFGTEGALFSTPTDGANLVLKHAAGTEEFDLPNAENKHSPLVEDFSARVLAGEPPLYSGEDGAKATRIIETSFAASRAEKWVTIE
- a CDS encoding DSD1 family PLP-dependent enzyme; its protein translation is MMNIIGRPAEDIDTPALLVDLDILDRNVAHMARVIIHDAGINWRPHTKGIKSPAIAHLLVDAGAIGVTCAKLGEAEVMAAGGIRSILIANQIVGPQKIERLVNLRRHADVIPAVDNEDNVREIAEAAARKGVRQRVVVEINVGIDRAGVLPGEPVLSLAKKVASYPSLEFAGVMAWEALVLGAKDDAEKARMVKTAISQLTESADRCRDAGLPVEIVSCGGSGTYWHTAFQPGVTEIQGGGGIFCDITYRERFGVKHDYALTVLSTVTSRPAPTRIICDAGKKTMSTDASTPKPCGLPEVASVGCSAEHGTIHLVEGSDIPRVGDKISFIVGYGDTTVFLHDNFYGIRDGRVEVVWPILGRGKLQ